The sequence below is a genomic window from Colletotrichum destructivum chromosome 4, complete sequence.
ATTCCTGCTAATACAGTTCCAACAGACAACTGGGACAGAAACTCCCATGAAATGAAGAAGAACAATTATGGTGTATTTGAGATCACTCTCCCGGCCGTCAATGGTCAGGCTGCGATCCCCCATAACTCCAAAGTCAAGGTAGGTTCAAATCCGAGATCCCGCTGGCAAGACTTGAGTTGACCATGAAGCAGATTTCCCTACAACTCCCCAGCGGCGAACGCGTCGACCGCCTGCCCGCGTGGATCAAGTATGTGACGCAAGACTTGTCTGTCTCACCCGCGTACGATGCTCGTTTCTGGAATCCGCCTGCGTCCAAAAAGTACGAGTTCAAGCACCCGAGACCACAAAAGCCTCGAAGCGCCCGCGTGTACGAGGCTCATGTGGGAATCTCGTCGCCCGAGTTGCGAGTTGCGACGTACAAGGAGTTTACGAAAAACATGCTGCCCAGAATCAGAGACCTCGGATATAACGTCATTCAGCTTATGGCTGTGATGGAGCACGCATACTATGCCAGCTTTGGTTACCAGATCAACAACTTTTTCGCTGCAAGCAGTCGTTACGGACCCCCGGAGGACCTCAAGGAGCTGGTCGATACAGCCCACAGCATGGGAATCACTATGCTTCTGGATGTTGTTCATAGTCACGCCTCCAAGAATGTACTGGACGGTATCAACGAGTTTGATGGTACAGACCATCAATATTTCCATGAGGGAGTACGGGGTCGCCATCAGCTGTGGGATAGCAGACTCTTCAACTACGGCCATCACGAAGTTATGAGGTTTTTGCTCAGTAACTTGCGGTTCTGGATGGACGAATACCACTTTGATGGTTTCCGTTTCGATGGTGTGACAAGCATGCTGTATCTGCACCACGGTATTGGAACGTAAGTCTCGCTCCTACGGCAACGTTGCAGGCTTGGATGCTGACGGGGACAGTGGTTTTTCTGGAGGCTATCACGAGTACTTTggctccgacgccgacgaagaagccatTGCGTATCTGATGATCGCCAACGAGTTGCTGCACTCGCTGTACCCAGAGGTCATTACAATTGCCGAGGATGTATCTGGCATGCCAGCTCTATGCCTGCCGCTCTCTCTGGGAGGTCTTGGTTTTGATTACCGTCTGGCCATGGCCGTTCCCGACATGTGGATTAAAATCCtcaaggaaaagaaggacgaAGACTGGGATATTGGCAATATCTGCTTCACTCTGACGAACCGCAGGCATGGCGAAAAGACCATTGCGTATGCAGAAAGTCACGACCAGGCGTAAGTACTTGCCCTTCGAGGCAAAACAAACACTAGCTAACAGAATTAGGCTTGTGGGCGACAAGACACTCATGTTCCATCTTTGCGATGCCGAGATGTACACAAATATGTCTACCTTGACTCCATTGACGCCGGTCATTGACCGGGGCATGGCTCTTCACAAGATGATCCGCCTCCTGACCCACAGCCTCGGCGGTGAAGGATATCTCAACTTCGAGGGCAACGAGTTTGGCCATCCGGAATGGCTCGACTTCCCCCGTGAAGGAAACCAGAACTCGTTCTGGTATGCTCGTCGCCAGCTCAATCTCACTGACGACAAGCTGCTTCGC
It includes:
- a CDS encoding Putative glycoside hydrolase, family 13, glycosyl hydrolase, family 13, catalytic: MTSVEKSSNSIALNGPSGAADGFPTDGTGVVKLDPWLSPFQDSLKRRYARTQDWIQKINETEGGLDKFSKGTSLFGFNVDRDNNIIYREWAPNATQAFLTGDFNNWDRNSHEMKKNNYGVFEITLPAVNGQAAIPHNSKVKISLQLPSGERVDRLPAWIKYVTQDLSVSPAYDARFWNPPASKKYEFKHPRPQKPRSARVYEAHVGISSPELRVATYKEFTKNMLPRIRDLGYNVIQLMAVMEHAYYASFGYQINNFFAASSRYGPPEDLKELVDTAHSMGITMLLDVVHSHASKNVLDGINEFDGTDHQYFHEGVRGRHQLWDSRLFNYGHHEVMRFLLSNLRFWMDEYHFDGFRFDGVTSMLYLHHGIGTGFSGGYHEYFGSDADEEAIAYLMIANELLHSLYPEVITIAEDVSGMPALCLPLSLGGLGFDYRLAMAVPDMWIKILKEKKDEDWDIGNICFTLTNRRHGEKTIAYAESHDQALVGDKTLMFHLCDAEMYTNMSTLTPLTPVIDRGMALHKMIRLLTHSLGGEGYLNFEGNEFGHPEWLDFPREGNQNSFWYARRQLNLTDDKLLRYQFLNSFDRAMNTTEAKYGWLAAPQAYISLKNENDKVIVFERAGVVFIFNFHPTESFTDYRIGIEVPGSYKVILNTDSKDFGGHARVDEGTRFFTTPMEWNNRKNWTHVYIPSRSALVLGLESSVSQHS